tgtgaatgtttgggatttgtgtgtaagtgtgattgactGCAAAatcttttcgaaactcaagttctcctggtgattgtgctataactgctaagtgtgaatgttttggatttgtgtgtaagtgtgattgattgtaaaaccttttcgaaactcaagttgtcatggtgattgtgctataattgctaagtgtgattgtttggatttgtgtgtaagtgttgattgatttcgaaacccttttaaaagctaaATTTTGCTGCTTTCTGCagttttctgatgtgtattcgaacacagaaggctgtattcgaatacatacatcctgtttttgctactgacttatgtgtagtcgaatacagaaggttaaattcgaatacagacatgctgttttttatGCTAActtctgaaacagccttgtatttgTATACAGAgatattgtattcgaatacgacagtgcaattttgtttaaaacttcatttttcaactttatttatgcatgtttggcatatggaaacccttttaaggtgcatgctaagttgaaaggttattttgtgcatttaaagcttaaatgttatgtgttaattgttaatttcgattggtgacctttacaactattgtggaaatttgggctttgccctcagatgagaaccaagaTCTTGCTACCAGTTAGTATCCTGTTGATGGGAACGTAGTTgaacacacctgactggagctgtgtcaggaggatcttgcggggcgcgtgaagatcacccgggttgtatattttttttgtagaatgatcagattaggttgacgtatagggaatATATGTCTTTCTTATTTgggttgtatttattttaatttggaagactgtacctataccaatattgtcagcttgacattttattttgatgggttccatgtaccactctttgatgtgatgtggggagttaaaattcttggggcagttcTTCTGTACAGGTGTCTGGCAAGAATACCccaagggtatgagctatgtttgATAGGCCTCATAACCCCAGTGTATTTTGATGGTTGAtaactttggatttttatttcaaaaactattctgcttgttgtaaattttgttgacttttgtcgttgtgttacgacttaaatttttatccagtagtatttctttctttatttctttgtttttatgaaattgttttgaaaaaaaaaaatacacttgcgCTGTTAAaattcggggtgttacacttttTCTTGACTAATAGAGGTCATTCCTACATCAAAAGTTAGTAGTAATTTCGGTATCCATATTGATTTGGGTCCTTGATGATTAGTGTTTCTCTTTTAAGATGCTTTCTTGTTATGGTAACATGTAGATTCAAAATGTCCATGTTTCCCACAATAAGAACATATTCTTTTTACTTTCTCACCATTTTTCTTGAAATAGCAATCTTTATGAACGTGTCCAATTTTTTTTGCAGTGAGAGCATTTCCTTTTAATCTCCATATTTTGAGGTGAAAAGAAATTTtcataaagtttttatttttgagatttcaaaatcaatctcaactttgtcaaatattCCACTTTGAGATCCCATAATATTTTGAAAGGTCTCAGTGGATTTTACAaagttagtaatattttttgttagttcttcaacattattttttaagacaatgttttcattttgaattttttgaggTTGAGGATAAGTATCGATTATCCTCtcattaagatttttttattgCTTAGACATTTTATAATGAGACTACTGCAAATCTTAAATCATGAGTGTttatcctattttttttttacaaaaattcaaaaaattcatcaaatttttcaaacaaaacccataaaaataataatcatcgtcaatataatgtaaatttcatcaaatccgtaactcgaatattcaaataaactaatattttcatctccaacaacatcaaataaagaatacaaatattagtttatttaaagatttaagttatgaatttgattaaatttgcattttattgaagatgacaatgaattttatgggttttgtttgaaaattttgatgatttttttgaatttttgtaaaaaaaggacaacattgttgacattttaaaacataaaatatcaaattgtcacttaaaattaaaataaaggagtaattcggaaaaaaaaaaagataaaagactaaaacgttaactgaaattaagttaagggaccgcaaatgtaatttagcatatAGATTATTATCTTACAATGATCCTTGTATAAAGCAATGTGAACTAAAAGTTCAAAGTATAATTCATTTGCAAAGTTAAGCAAGAGTAATATCAGCTTCCAATGCTCCTATCAAAATAGATGTTAGTGTTGGACAATATTGCAAATGAGTCTCAATTGCATTTGAAGTGTGGGAAATTTGTCGATTCcaaagataaaaaaatcatcaaacaaGAAAATAAGCTAACATAAAAAAGGTGGCCCAAGTGAGGATATGAAAATTCCAAAAGAGTAAATTTGAtctaattgattttcaatattAGAAGAACTGATCAAATATCTGAAACTTGTGAAGATAGAGAGATCTCAATAAATTATGTCATGAATCGAATATGATGGAACCGAAAGGAAGTCAACAATGACAATGTTTGCATATAATATAGTGCTATATGTGATCAATGATAATGATGATCCTGAACTACAGCCTATTATAGATTATAGACAAAGAAGCAATTGAAGTTAAATTAAGCTTGATTCATAAAATAGAAGGCTTTTGGAATGGTTGTCTGCACATATGAAGATGTGAAACTAATTAGTTATGGTTGAATTTCCACGCAATAAGAACATGAGAATGAAGAAATACATATTCACCTGAAGTGAATTTAAGAATCTTTTCGTACTTGATTAAAGTTAGTAGCCATGAAAGACTCAATTTATATGAAGAGTGAATTACAATGTATTTGTATGGTTCACTTTATAGTGATGGTTATACACAACTccttaaatgatttaattttcgtGAGACATACAATTCAAACTATTGAAGAGATGACTAAATCAAAATGAGTAATCTCTTTATTTTCTCAAACAATCTAGATCAATATTATGTAATATTATTGTGTGAATACTTGCTTAATGagagtatgaaaatgacatCATATGTCTAagtattttgaagaaaatatttgtttgagattacaaaatgattatttgatgaatatttttgtAAACTATGAAGTTTATATAGCAAATGCTCTAAAATGGTTATATGTGAAcaaatcaatttaattgttCACTTTGAATATTTTAAGGTCGTCAATTATGGACAAGTGTCTTTTTAGAACTCgaaaaaatgataatttctaCTTAGTCCTGAAGTACCATATATTAGTGCAatcaaataataatgtatattgCTAATTATTTGTggttaaatattatttgttgttaatctatcaaataaatatattatgcactcttttttttcttcaccatGATTTTGCCCCATTGAATTTTTCCTAGTAAGGTTTTTAAAGAGACGGTTTTCACATAAAAATATGTTGTACTATTTTTCCTTtcctagattttttttttcactaattTTCTTTCTTATAATAAGGTTTTAATAAGACATATTCTCGATGGACCTTCAAAAGAAGTGTTATGAATATTAGGTCCACTAGGCCCATTAGTAAATGTCCATTTAGTTGTACCTATAAATAGGAATATATTGTAACAAAAACTACgtaataaaagaataatactATTACATCTCTCTTCTTAATGataataagaaaacaaataatagTTGAtgataaattagttaattatcattgaatatttaaataatattagtttAATAATTATCTAGATTAAAAGTGGTAAAATCATTAgatgattaattaataaaaattagttattgGTAGCAAGTTCTAACTTCACCCCTAAAGATTAGACTCTTTGAAGTTTCAACTACATTAATGATTTTTTACTAGCATATCCCTAATTAATTGACATATTTTTCTGCAATAACTATAAATACTATAATAGAAACATTAGTTAATTACCTCTCTTCATGGGTAGACTTATaaaaccaatttcaatttttaacaaatttaatacaaaTACTCACTTTCTTAATTATCGTGACAAAAATAGTAGTagtagttaattaattatttagtaattaataataaattagaaaatgATAAGACGATACACATTAATACCTCCTAAGCTTCTTTTGAAAGGAGTATCCCATTATATTTGCAAAAACCTTGATTTTGTAATTGCCTAACAGTGATTGTTGTTCTAAAAAATCTGAATGAACTAAAACAAGAACCTTGAGACAACTAGATTCaagaatttgattatattaagCTAGATACGATACGTTGAGTAAAACTATCCTCAAGAAATTAACTGACTATATGTACTAAGCAAGAAACTTATAAGACTAGAGTATAGTCGGTTGGACATAAGTATACTAGTCTAGTGGTAAGAATACAATAGTTTGATTTATTGGAAAAATCCTTCaagtttaaaaatgaaaataacattAGGgttcaatataaaaatcaaaataacattAGGGTTAAGTAAGTCTTagtttactttaaaattacaacatttcttttttaatccttacaaaataacaatacatctttaaaatctTTAAGTCCTTACAAAATAATTTCGCAaacaattttagtttctattgttaagttatcatatattttttaatgattttttgtaGACGTGTTTATAACGttataaaaaattcttttttaaaaaacaatttcaaaatttgatttttaaatttatatttttattacttttttcttaaattttttatatttaaaaattaatatttaattcatctcaaattaacacattctaaatttttatagaaataatttttataatgttctacACATGTTAAAggtaattaatgtaattttacaCTTTGTCTCTATAAAAATTCTTCCTTCTCGTTCTCTTAAATagaaatgatattttaagaataaataaattgtgattaaaatattctaaaatatatgttatattattttatttttataaaatgttattaaaatattatacaattatgtttcataatattttatttaaaactttctTGTGTACATAGTGTTGCGAATTCTTTTTTCGAAAGAGACTCTCTTAAAACACCTTAATAAGCATTATACCTTATAGACACATTCATTATAGAGTGAAGATTATTACTCTTTAGAGAGAACGGTGGCGGCTAAGAAAGTACCCTCccttcaataaaataaatattattaaaaaataataatataaagtagTTAATTTCGCAtgtttaggatttaaaaaaataatttttataaaaatttatttaaaaataatatcaattttttagattcatttgttaataattaaaaaaagtgcttttaacattcaataatttagatattcataattaaagattttaatatgataaaaatcatattatttttaaaaatgtatcttttaaaaataatttttatgaaaagtttctcaaaatagtttttcattctaatcattttttgacatttctttatctaattttttttttatagaaaatagataaaatacttaaattatattttaaaataaactatttaaatcaattttttatttaatattttaattttaattttaattttttgtaaaatattataacaaacagGTAAAAgactataaaaatcattttttaaaagtttttaaacaaaactatcTATTTAGTAATTTACGTAGGATTAGAGATAATAGTAAATCACgtgattatatatatgaattggGGAATCAAAGTCCACGCGTGTGTGTATTCTCTAAAAGTCATATATTTCCCACCTATAACAGTGACACTTGATTCATTATGGATTTAGTAGTAAAATAAAACTCTCAACCTAAAGCATCTTTGCCCTGTTTATCTTAGTTTGAACAAAAGCATGACATGCAACGTgactacaaaaataaaaaatcagtgtaaaaaaaaaaaacataaatatgagCCACATGTTACAACTACTGAATCTTATCATCATTTAGTAGTTCGACAAACTGGGTAACGTCTCAGTCGACTCTCCATCTCTCTATTATGGACTGTTTCCGTCACCCATCTCTTTCACTGCCACCTCATTACGTAGTCAAGTTCTCAACAACAACACAGCACCACATTTTGTTtctcattaataaattatagtaATTTGGCTAGAGCTGTCGAGGAAGCGGTAAGCAAGTCCAAGATTCAATCTCTACAACTAACATTTTTCACTCTTTTGTTGGTGTAATATTAAGTAAAACGATTTATGATAACATAGCTTGTAACTACTAACATTAGtctataaaacaaaattcttgTAACTCTAACCTTATCCATAACCTTCACTTTACCACACATACACACCAAATTAAGCAACAAAACAATCCATTATGTCGAATTCTTCTTGCTCAAGTTCAAGCGAATATCTCCAAACCCTCTTAACCTCAGCTAAACCTTTCCTCCGTAACGAACTAAACACCATTGACAAAAACCTCCCTTCCTTAATCACCATCCTTCATTCACACGGTGCATCAGAATGTTGGCACAAACACGGTACTTTCCTCGAACACCTTACCGACATTTTCCGAATCCTCCACCTTTGGAAATGCCAACACTTTGTTTCACTCTTTGGTCTCTTCCACTCAGCTTACTCCAATTCCTACGTTAACCTCGCCATCTTCGATCCTTCAACTTCTCGCGATCTTGTTTGCAAACACGTTGGCGTAGAAGCCGAACGTTTGATTCATTTGTTCTGTGTTGTTCCTAGACAAACTCTTATTCATGATGATCTTCTTTTTCATTACACTGATTCAGAGCTTTTGAATGATCTTAAGGAATCAGAGATTTCTCTTAGGGATGCAAAGGAGAAGGGTGTTTTTGATGGGGGAGAAAAATGGAGGAAGAAATTGCAGGGTCTTGTTCCGGTGAATGGTGTAAATGTGAAGCATATTAGAACGGGTGAAGATTTGAATGTTTCTAGAAGAGTTGTTGCTGTTTTTGTTATGATGACAATGGCTGATTTTAGTGACCAACTTTTCGGTTTTCAAGATATGTTGTTTGCGAATTTTGATGGTAAGCTTGAGTTTAAAGGGAACAATTTTGGAACTCTTTGGCCTGGGAATGGTGAACCTGGTTTATGGTTGAATTCGATTTCGAGAATGGGATCACTTTACAATTTGATTTTGAGAGAGGAAGAGATTTTTatagaagagaagaagaaaagggGTGCTATGGTTGGTGTTGATTGTGAGAGAGATGAAGATATTGAGTTAGTTGTGCCACCAGTTTTTGATAAATGCACAAAGGTTTTGGATGCAAGGGATCAAATAGTTGCAAGGGATTTGTATTGGGAAGGTGTGAATTGTGAAGAGGGGTTGGAGAAGAGTGAGGAGTTGTTGGTGAAGAGTATTGAGAAGAATCCATTTGTGGGAGAGCCTTATGTTGTGTTGAGTCAAGTTTATTTGACTAAAGGAAGATTTGAAGAGGCCGAGAGAGAAGCTGAGAGAGGGTTGGGTCTTTTGCTTGAATGGGGGTGTCATTGGGATAAAAGGGTTTCTTGGGAAGGGTGGATTTCTTGGAGTAGGGTTTTGTTGATGAAGGCTAAAGAGAAATCTTGGCCTAATACTTCATGGGGTATCCTCAATTTGGGGCTTGTAAAGTAAGGTTGCTTGAGTTTATATGTGTGGCTtaacatatcaaaataattataggTTAGAGTTAGTATAAAGTTTGGTGTTTATAATAAGTGAAATAAATGAATGGAGTTGAAAATAcaatacttatttttctttctgtttgtgTTCTAAGTCACAGGCAAAACTTATTGTGGACGAATAGATGTCATGACCACTctaaaattttcttatttttgataaatagaTATACACATTATAAGATTTATGTATTTGTATATAGCATCATTTTCGAACATTATGTACCAATTTAGtgtaaaagaaaagaaaacatatGTCCTATATGAAGCATGAAAttgcaaaaaattattaacacttAAATAGTTTGACATTAAGCTATCGtgtatgtgtgtgtgtataaTGATAGTGACATTATTGGATATTCACAAGCTTGAGATTTCTCCGTTGTGTGATAATATTTTGCTCTTTGAAGTTTCTATATGTCAAACAAATGCTGCATTCAAAAAGATTTTCACCAATACTCTAGTCTAGTTTAAGTCAAATTACCCGCCACAAACTTACTACTCTGGTCTTCAAAATTCAATCCTAAAACCAATTTTATACCCACTTTCAAAACCATCTATTTGTTCGTTTGTTCATTCATTCGTAGTGGTGGCTTAAGGATCGtttattaacaaaatagagtacataaaaatttataccAAAAGAAAAATTACACACGAAACTCACTGACACATACACACAACAAAGAGAATACATGAAACGATTTTCCCACAAATACTATTTCAATCAACTCGATTTTGATACGAACATTTGTATACAAGGATATGtcttttatatgtttattacaagttacaactcttaatttttAAGCATAAGTTCTTAATTGTTTGACAAAAACTGAAACTGTGGTACAGTTGTATAGAGTGGTGCTTCCATGCTATCCAATTGCATGATGTCTACAATTTCTTTATGTTGAAGACTAGTGTTGAAAGAAACGCCAAAATGTGTCTCAATTCTTCTAGGTGGTTCTttctatatatatgtatattttagtTCTAAGCTTAATTTAATTACTTCCAACACAAATTCACAAATTACTGCAGTTGTTAAGTTCTTGCGAGTTTAAAACAGCACATTTCTTCAAGTGTGAACTTGCATATGGGGCGCTTCAGCCTTCAGGTCCTGCACATGATAATTTGAATTTGAGGGTAAGACCCCGATTAGTCCACAGTTGTACATAGGCATTTGGTCTGGATTTAATTCATACTCCAATCGTAGTAAGAAATGCAGTACAAATTGTTTATGAAGTTTAAATtggaaaatgtaaaataaaaatggaatgTCCTTTAGCTAAATGATCTTGCAAGTTGCGaccaatcttattttttttaacacatgAGCCTACGAGGTACCTGAATCTCCAGTCCCTCAAGTAGATAAGTTAGTCCTTGAACAGCACCAAGCATGTAAATTATAGTATTCAAATTCCTCAATTGCAGTAGACTTCCGTGTGAGTATGAAACAAATATATGTCAGCAAAGTCACCAACAGATTGCGTTCAACAAAATTAGGTATGTTCAATGGAATAAATTATTTGCTATCAGCAGATTCCCATGAAACAAGAATATTGGTGGATAAAGTTTGTTCAGACAAGAAACAAACACTGTTTTCAGACAACAGAACCACTACGATGGATTGGAGCTTTCAACCCGTCAAATGTTATGGTCTGATTCCATTTTCACCAGTACCCTTTGCACGAGCAGGATCCGTTTTTGAAATGATGGAAGCGACTTGAGTCTCTTAGTATGATCTCATGTTCAACAATCATGGATATGTAGGTTATGGCACTATGGCAATCACCGCAAACGCGTAAATTCTTGGTGATTCGAATAGGTGCACCTGGGGGTAGTGTTAGGATGGCATAGGCAAGAGCCAATTTCTCACTATGTTCAAAAAGCAGGTCACCTTTTTCTTCATCATCCACATCATGAAGAGCAAAGCTCGTCTGTGGAACATACCCAATGGCCTTAATGCGCTGAATCAAGTCTGCAAGTGTTTCATAAATCTTCTGAGATTGCAAGTGAGTTCTGTCTCCAACATAGAAGGTTTCCATGCCTTTCCTTCCTTGGACCCAGCTGCAACCAGGTCTTTTCTTGATTCCGGTACGTTTCATCAAATATCTAATCCTAGACACATCTTTCCAGCGTCTGGCATTAGCGTATATGTTCGAAAGCAATGTATATGACCCATCATTCTCGGCCTCCAATTCTAACAATTTTTTCGTCGCGAATTCCCCAAGTTCTACATTTGAGTGTATCCTACAAGCACTAAGCAAGGCCACCCACACTACTGGTGTTGGTTCCATTGGCATATCATTAATGAGTTTCATAGCTTCATCTAGACGACCAGCACGACCCAAAAGATCGACCATACAAGCGTAGTGCTCTGCTCCAGGATCAACCCCAAAATCCTTGCTCATTCTATAAAACAAATTGATTCCACGATCCGTCATTCCCGAATGACTACAAGCGTAAAGCACAACTAGAAAGGTTATGCCATCAGGTACTAGACCCACTTCCCTCATCTCATTAAAAACACGGAGAGCATCGTCCCCTCGTCCATGCAAGCCATACCCCGTGAGCAACGAGGTCCATGAGACAGCATTTCTATTCGACATGTAGTCAAAAACAACTTGAGCAGTATCTATATCTCCAGATTTCGAATACATGTCTATGAGACAATTAGCCACAAACAGAACATCCGAATTAATACGACTTCTTCGCAACATGTAACCATGAATTTGCCTACCAAACCTCAAGGCCGCCAAACGAGCACAAGCCATGAGCGCACAAGATAAAGTAAAATCATTAGGAATTATGCAGTTATCAGTTTTAAAC
The genomic region above belongs to Cicer arietinum cultivar CDC Frontier isolate Library 1 chromosome 4, Cicar.CDCFrontier_v2.0, whole genome shotgun sequence and contains:
- the LOC101515665 gene encoding uncharacterized protein, with product MSNSSCSSSSEYLQTLLTSAKPFLRNELNTIDKNLPSLITILHSHGASECWHKHGTFLEHLTDIFRILHLWKCQHFVSLFGLFHSAYSNSYVNLAIFDPSTSRDLVCKHVGVEAERLIHLFCVVPRQTLIHDDLLFHYTDSELLNDLKESEISLRDAKEKGVFDGGEKWRKKLQGLVPVNGVNVKHIRTGEDLNVSRRVVAVFVMMTMADFSDQLFGFQDMLFANFDGKLEFKGNNFGTLWPGNGEPGLWLNSISRMGSLYNLILREEEIFIEEKKKRGAMVGVDCERDEDIELVVPPVFDKCTKVLDARDQIVARDLYWEGVNCEEGLEKSEELLVKSIEKNPFVGEPYVVLSQVYLTKGRFEEAEREAERGLGLLLEWGCHWDKRVSWEGWISWSRVLLMKAKEKSWPNTSWGILNLGLVK